GCTTTCTATAAAAATGATCGGATTATTGTCCAGGATGGAGGTTTTGAGCAGGCCGTACGCATCGGAAGGAGTGTAGGGGGCGAGCACTTTGAGCCCGGGAATATGTGCATACCAACTTTCGAAGGATTGAGAATGCTGTGCCGCGAGTCGACCTCCCGCACCTCCTGCGCCCCGAAAGACAATCGGAATCGGAAACTGGCCCGCACTCATGTAATTCATTTTCGCGGCTGAGTTGATGATTTGATCGATTGCGACTAACGAAAAGTTCCAGGTCATGAATTCTATAATCGGCCTAAGGCCGACCATCGCCGCTCCGATCCCGACTCCGGCGAATCCATTTTCGGAAATCGGAGTATCGATCACTCGTCTTTCCCCGAACTTGGCGAGCATACCTTGCGAAACTTTATAGGCGCCCTCGTAATGGCCGACTTCCTCTCCCATTAAGAAGATGTTCGGATCCTTTTCCATTTCCTCGCTCATGGCTCGGTTCAGGGCTTCTCTATACGTTAAGATAGGCATTAAACGTTCTCCGCGTAAACGTGCTTGTACAACCAGCCGAGCGGAGGCTCCTCGCTTTTTTCCCCAAAGAGCACGGCCTCTTCGACCGTATTATTAATCGAATCACTGAGTTTATCCAGCTCCTCTTGAGTCCAGCCGCACTGGAGTAATTCTTTCTCGGCTTTGATCAAAGGATCGCCTTGCTTGTATTTTTCCAACTCTTCCTTTGTCCGGTACTTGGCCGGGTCCGACATGGAATGGCCCCGAAAACGGTACGTCGAAATCTCCATTAGAGTCGGTCCTTCACCGCGCCTGGCTCGGTCGATTGCGACTCGAACGTGATCTCGGACCTTTCGGACCTCGTCTCCTTCTATATGATCACGGGCGATATCGTAGGCGGCGGCCCTTACGGAAACGTCTTTAACGGACAGGGCCCGGTATTCGGGGGTTCCCATCGCATAATGATTATTTTCACAGATCATAACAAGCGGGAGTTTCCAGATCGCGGCTAGGTTCATGCCTTCGTGAAAAGAACCGATATTTGCCGCTCCTTCTCCGAAGAAGCATAAAGTAACCGCGCCGTCTTGTCGGTATTTCGAAGCGTATGCGATTCCTGCTGCAAGAGAAATATGTCCTCCTACAATTCCATGACCGCCCATAAAGTTTTTAGATTTATCGAAGAAATGCATGGACCCGCCGTTTCCGCTGGCGACTCCGGTTCTTTTGCCGAATAACTCGGCCATTAAGGATTTAGGATCCAAGCCTCTCGAGAGAGCATGCCCATGATCTCTGTACGTGGAAACAATATAATCTTTTTGTTCTAGAGCTGCGATTGCCCCCACTCCTACCGCTTCTTGTCCGATATACAAGTGGCAAAAACCGCCGATCTTGCCCATACTGTACGCTTTAGCGGCAGCCTCTTCAAAGCGACGAATCAAAAGCATTTGATGGTAGAGTTCATAGAGATCTTGGGTGTCTTTTTTGGTTTTGGGTTGGCTCATGGTTTTGTTTAGACGGAAAGTTTCCTTTCTCGACTGCAATCTCTAAGTATGGAAGTGGAAGAGGGAAGGGCAAACCGATTTCCTGCAGTTTGTAAAAAAATTCCTGAACGATGGTAGTCAGCACTTCTAAAGTCCGTTTGAATTTTTCGGCTATTCCAGAGGACAGAGGACAGAGGACAGAGGACAGAGGACAGAGGACAGAGGACAGAGGACAGAGGACAGAGGACAGAGGACAGAGGACAGAGGACAGAGGACAGAGGACAGAGGACAGAGGACAGATAATTATTCCTATTACTCTGACAACAATTTTTTTAAAAACGAATTATGTTGGAGCGAGGTATCAGGGAACGAAGGGCCTTGGGTGTGTCAGCTCCAGTGTTAGGGGAGTTTCCGTGTTCTATAGAAAGATTCCTGTGTTACAGGGGACCTTTCCTCTACTTCTGTAACTTTTCCAACCTCGAGCAGCTACTGTCTTTCAGAGGACGGAAGACAGAAGACTGAGGACAGAACATTGATAAGCAGGATTTCCAAGCTATAAGGAAAGATTCCTGTGTTACAGGGGATCTTTCCTCTACTTCTGTAACTTTTCCAACATCGTACAGTTACTGTCTTCAGTCATCTGCACAAGGGATCGGAGAATTCTGCGAGTCTATCAAAAAAATGCTTAGGGAAATTTGCAAATCGATCGAATGATAAGATATGCCCCAAAAAGCGGAATTTTCTAGAAAAAAATAGAAATTCTCTCGTTTTAAAATCTTCGAAAAAATAACAATAATCGCTATAAATCGGCAAATAATTTAGAAAATCTGCCAAAATCCTACAAATTAATCCAGCAACTACTTCCCACCGAAGATATATCTGAAGGAAACCGTGTTCTTGTAAGCAATTTCAAGATCATCTTCCTTCATTAAAAGATATAGAACCATAAAGACCAAAACCAAACCAATGCACAGGATCCCGGCACGGACGCCGGGCTCATGATCAGTTTCAAGGAGGAAACTCATGATCATTAACCACAACTTAGCCGCGATAAACTCCCACCGCGTCCTGAAATTCCAGAACAACGAAGTGGCAAAAAATATGGAAGCATTGTCTTCCGGTATGCGGATTAACCGTGCCGGTGACGACGCTTCCGGACTTGCCGTTTCCGAGAAAATGAGAACTCAGGTCAAAGGGCTTCGCCAAGCGGAGAGAAACACCGAGGACGGAATGTCCTTGATCCAAACGACGGAAGGATATCTTCAGGAAACCAACGATATCATTCAACGAGTTCGGGTTCTTGCCATTCAATCCTCCAACGGAATCTATGGCGCTGAAGATCGCCAAATGATCCAAGTGGAAGTTTCTCAGCTCATCGACGAAATCGATCGGATCGCCTCCCAAGCAGAGTTCAACAAGATGGCGCTACTCCAAGGGGATTTTGCCCGTGGATCCAGAAGCGCTTCGATGTGGTTCCACATCGGTCCGAACCAGCACCAAAGGGAAAGAGTCTATATCGCTACGATGACTGCGAAAGCCCTGAATCTGATCAAAGCCGATGGTACGTTACTCACTCTTTCCACTGCGGAACAGTCTAACGACGCTATCGGATTCTTGGATGACGCTCTGATGAAAATCAATAAGCAAAGAGCGAATCTTGGAGCATACTTCAACCGACTCGAGCATGCATCGAAAGGTTTGATGGTTGCATACGAGAACATCCAGGCTTCAGAGTCGCGAATCAGAGACACAGACATGGCGGAAGAAACCGTTGCGTTTACCAAAAACCAAATTCTGGTTCAATCTGGTACTGCAATGTTAGCTCAAGCCAACGTCAGACCCCAGTCCGTCCTTCAATTACTCAGGTAATTAGGGACTTTCCGGAAGCGGGAGTAGCGTATACTCCCGCGCCGGGAATCTTTCTCCATCCCGACTAGGAAGCCGCGAATAGCGGCTATCGTTGTCTGGTGATACGGGAAGAGAAACAGGAACAGGGTTGGTCGTCTTCTTCTTTCATCCAATCCTGCTCCGGTTCCTCTTCCAAGGAAGAAATTCCTAGGAAGAAGGGCCGTGGGTTTTTCGGAACCTAAGCTCGTATAGCGAGAGATAATCAAGTTTACTCCTCGGGAGAAAATGGCCTGTCGGGTGGTCCGACCGGGTCCATCCCGGAGCACCGGACAGACCATTGTCCGACGGAAGATAGGGAGATCTTCCGGCAATCTCTACAAGGAGTGTAGGATGATTATCAATCACAACCTGAGTGCGGTGAATGCTCACCGTTCTCTCAAGTTCAACGAGCAAGCTGTGGATAAAACCATGAAAGCGCTCTCATCCGGTATGAGGATTAACTCGGCCGGTGACGACGCTTCCGGTTTGGCTGTCTCCGAGAAGCTTAGGACCCAGGTAAACGGTCTTAGGCAGGCGGAGAGAAATACGGAAGATGGAATGAGCTTCATACAGACTGCGGAAGGATTTCTTCAGCAGACTTCGGACATCATTCAAAGAATCCGGGTTTTGGCCATCCAGACCGCGAATGGAATCTATAGCCCCGAGGACAGACAGTTGGTCCAGGTGGAAGTTTCTGCCCTGGTCGATGAGGTGGATCGAATCGCTTCCCAAGCGGAATTCAATCGATTCAAACTCTTCGAGGGTCAGTTCGCTAGAGGTTCTAAAGTGGCCTCTATGTGGTTTCATATGGGACCGAACCAGAACCAACGGGAGAGGTTTTACATTGGGACGATGACCTCTCGGGCTTTGAAACTTCTGGGAGCGGATGGGAAACCAGTTTCCGTTTCTACTCCTACGAAGTCCAATGATGTGATCGGCTTTGCCGACGCAGCGCTCGGGAAGATCATGAAGCAAAGGGCGGATATGGGAGCTTATTTTAATAGGCTAGAATATTCCGCGAAAGGACTCATGGCGGCTTACGAGAATATGCAGGCCTCCGAGTCTAGAATTCGGGACGCCGATATGGCGGAGGAAATGGTTGCGCTAACTACAAAACAAATACTCGTGCAGAGTGGTACGGCGATGTTAGCACAGGCCAATATGAAACCGAATTCGGTCCTAAAACTTCTTCAAATGTAGTTTTCCTCGGAACCGGAAATACCACCGGAAGATTTTCTCTTCCGGTGGTTTTTTTTTTCGGCAGAAAATCCAAAACCTTTAGATACAGAGGACAGAAGCAGAAGACAGAGGGCAGAGGACAGAACATAGGTGAGCAGAGTTTCCATTCTCTAAAGAAAGATTTTTGCATTATAGTAGATTCTTCCTCCTACCCCAGCATTTCCAACCTCTAGCAGCTTCGTTCAGAGGACAGAGGACTGAGGACAGAACATTGGTAAGCGGAGATTCCATGTTCTATAGAAAGATTTTTATGCTAAGAGTGGATTGTCCTCCGTCCTCAGTCCTCTGAAAGCGAGCGCGTCTGTCCTCTGATCACTTTTTCTTCTTCCTTTCATCAAAATGTATTGACACATTGAAATTGAAATACTCTGTTTTCGTATAGTTTTTTTTTCTAATGTTGATCCGTTGTAAAATTTATTCTCTTTGGGATATGAATCGTTTCGTTTTGAAATTGAGGAATTCGCTTTGGCGCTCCCTGGCTTTCTTAGCGTTATGCGTCCTTTCTTTCGGAAGTCGGGGGATTCTCGCGGTCGATCTAAATGAGTTGGTGTATTCCTCCGAGGACTTGAAGCTCCCATACTGGGAAGTGCTCGAGTCCGAACAAATCACGAAGGCGGCATTTCCCCTCCCTGAACTCAAATTAAAATCCCGCTCGTTTGATTCTCCTCCGGAGATGAGTTTCGTAGCGGAATGGGAACCTTTGGAGAAAGACCTTGGAATGGAGGCATTAGATGCGATTCGTTTTTTGCATTCGCATCTGAAAGATCCAGGGCGCGGATCTGGAAGTTCTCAGTCCGGGAAAAAGGAGCCAAAACAGGCCACTAGTCCGATTGGCGCCCTTTTTTGGTCGGCTTCCTCTTCTCAAACTTCTTCTTTCTTTGGATCCAAGGGAGTTCTTTTTGCGTTTTCTCAGGCTTCTCAAAATCTGCGAAGCCTGCTTACGGTGAGTTCTCTCTTGGCATTTTACTTCGCTCGGTCCTTCCAAGAGTTTCTACGTTATCTTTCCCTTCGGACTCATTCTCCGCCTATTTTTTCGAGGAATCTATTTTGAGTATGGACGCGCGAACGATTTTTTCTTTATTCCGGCAATTTAGATGGATCCGATCGGTTTCGGACTCCTGGGAGTTCCGAACTTGCGCACACGGGTTTCTTTTTCTTCCCCATTCTTTCCACAAAACGGCACTTGCCTTACTCTTTATTTTTCTGTATGAATTTTTTCTTCTTCCTAGTTGGCTCGGTCTGAGTGCGGACCCGTTCGGAGCCACTTTTAAGGAAAGAAACAAGCCTCAAGGAAGACTGGATACGTACTATGATGCCGCAAAGAGAGCGAAGGACGAATCTACCTGGCAGGCGGTCGTGGAAAGCGGGAAACGCATTTTAAGTCTGGAGTGGGAGGCGAACGCGAGTGTAGAAATCGAAGCGGAATTGAAAAAACTCTCTACAGGTAGCCGGGAGAGGGACGCGAAGTCGGCCGAATTGGATGAACGCAAGCGAACCGTAAAGGCTGGGTGGCAGGAAGATCTCAACCAAGAGATCGAGTCCAAACGAGGAGTTTGGAGGGCGACGGTCGAATCCAAACAGTATATCGACCAGTTTGACTCTAGCAAAAAAGATCGGATCGCAAACGAACTCAAGCGACTCGTAGAACGGGCCGAACTTGCGAAGAATCAGGAAACGGGTGATGCGGCGAGTAAATTAAACGCCTGGGATTCCGTGGTTAACGCGGACATCGCAAAGATTCGCTCGGATTTTTGGGAGAAGGATCTTGTGCAGATCGGGGATCGGATTCGCTCTAGCGTTCCGACGTTGAGCGATACCGAAAAAGCCTCCTTCGAAGCGGAGCTGGAAAAGGTTCGGAAATATTATGAAAACCTGTTTAGTTTGCAGGAAACATCGATCGTATTGACTGCTCGTCAAAACATGATTCGAACTCTGAATCGGGATATCGATCTTTCGATCGCGCGTTCCGGAGATCCTAGGGAACTGGCAAACCTTTTGATCGAGAGAACGAGAGACCGGATCCATCCGATCACGGGAGAACTCTTGGATTCCTTAAAGAACCCTTTGGAGATTCCGATTCTATTCGATCAGATTTCTAGTTCGGATCCTCAGGCAAAAATTTTGACGGCTTTGCAGAACGGGCAGGCGCTCTGGGAGCAAGCGATCCAGGACCTGATCGTAAAAAAACTCCAGTATGATCGGGGTGCAGATGCGTCCCGGGTGAGAGCGGAGGAGCAGTGGAGCCGGGCCTACAGTTATATCGTGGAACAAAGGAATCTCTGGACCGATACGATTTCGAAGCAGATCGAGCAAGGACTGAAACTTTGGGACGCATCGGAAGCCGAACTTCAAAAAAACAAACAGGCCGCTACGGAGGAATTGAATCGGTATATCGGTATCAGCCAGGAACAGTTTTTGGGACATCTTTCCGGCATGGAGAATGTTCTCTTTTCTAGCTCGGATACGATCAAAACCATAGTGGGGAATATCAGTTGGTTAGAAGAGCAGATCGAGAGCGAGACATTCAAGGGAAACGGAACCAGCGATTATGTTTTGGCCTTGAAATCCCAGAGGGCCCAGTGGGTGGCCTTGCAGACGAATTTTCGAAAGTACGTCTCCGAGGTCCAGGATAAGATCCATAATGAGGATATTCGTGGAACCGGAACCGGCCCCGGGTTACTGGACCGGCAAGGAGGCTCGGATCCTTACGTTTATTCGGTGGCAGAATTCGATTTAAAAATCGCGCAGGCCGAGTTGGCGGAACTGGAGAGGAAGAAGCAGCGTGCGGAGGACGTGTATTCCTTCGCTTTGAACCATGCCTCCACGGCGGACGGAGTCGCCTTGGAGGAAGAGAAGAAAGCTGCCGAGGCCGCGTATCTAACGGAAAAAGATAAATATCTCGCCTTATTGAAGTCTCTGAACGAATCCTCCGCATTGGAGGACGCCAAAAAGAAGGCCGAGGAAGTTCGCAAGCGATTGCAACTGGCCCAATCGGATTTGGATAACGCGAAACTGAAATACGAACAGGCAAAACAGCTCCAGATTTTGCTCGTGAATCTGTCCGCGAATCCGGGTACTAACGCGGATGATCTATTAGGAGAAATCGGAAGCGTGGCCTCTCTAGACTCCTTGAATTATCCGGGACAAAACGAGAATCGAGGAATCCGGTATGAAATTCTACAATCGGATTTGCAGATTTCCGAAGCGAGAGAGAAGTTAAAACAAAACGAGCAGGTTTATTTTTCCAAAAACTATGAGAGGGGAAACGCGCTTCGATCCCAATCCTTCTTTAACGATCTTTGGAATCGAATTCAATCCTTCGAGGCGTCCAAGACGAACCTTTCCCTATTGGAGGGAGTTCTTGCCGATCCGGATAAGTCTCTTTTACAGAAGGTGGACCTCCTACTGGACCCGAGCGATAAGACGCTTGTGACCGTCTATGGAAACTCGGGGGCTCAGGAGATTCGAAAGAGACTATCCTCTCTCAAGGATTCCTATTTTCGGACGGTGAATGTCGCGAAGGAAGGTTTTAATCCCGTCCAAAAGCCGTTTTTACAGGCGGCCATCGAACGGTATGGAGATAGCTTTTCTCCCTTGCAATCCAAGTCGTCCGAGCTTCTTTCCCAATTCACGAACCTTCAGAAAGACCAGTACGTTC
The Leptospira inadai serovar Lyme str. 10 genome window above contains:
- a CDS encoding pyruvate dehydrogenase complex E1 component subunit beta, encoding MPILTYREALNRAMSEEMEKDPNIFLMGEEVGHYEGAYKVSQGMLAKFGERRVIDTPISENGFAGVGIGAAMVGLRPIIEFMTWNFSLVAIDQIINSAAKMNYMSAGQFPIPIVFRGAGGAGGRLAAQHSQSFESWYAHIPGLKVLAPYTPSDAYGLLKTSILDNNPIIFIESEVLYGSKGEVPEGEFSIPLGKADIKREGTQVTIISWSRALMYVLPAAEKLAREGISVEVLDLRSIRPLDEEAILKSVRKTNKALVVEEGWNVAGFGAQIAYLIQKDAFDYLDAPVERITQEDVPMPYAANLEKASLPSEEKIISKVREMIK
- the pdhA gene encoding pyruvate dehydrogenase (acetyl-transferring) E1 component subunit alpha translates to MSQPKTKKDTQDLYELYHQMLLIRRFEEAAAKAYSMGKIGGFCHLYIGQEAVGVGAIAALEQKDYIVSTYRDHGHALSRGLDPKSLMAELFGKRTGVASGNGGSMHFFDKSKNFMGGHGIVGGHISLAAGIAYASKYRQDGAVTLCFFGEGAANIGSFHEGMNLAAIWKLPLVMICENNHYAMGTPEYRALSVKDVSVRAAAYDIARDHIEGDEVRKVRDHVRVAIDRARRGEGPTLMEISTYRFRGHSMSDPAKYRTKEELEKYKQGDPLIKAEKELLQCGWTQEELDKLSDSINNTVEEAVLFGEKSEEPPLGWLYKHVYAENV
- a CDS encoding flagellin; this translates as MIINHNLAAINSHRVLKFQNNEVAKNMEALSSGMRINRAGDDASGLAVSEKMRTQVKGLRQAERNTEDGMSLIQTTEGYLQETNDIIQRVRVLAIQSSNGIYGAEDRQMIQVEVSQLIDEIDRIASQAEFNKMALLQGDFARGSRSASMWFHIGPNQHQRERVYIATMTAKALNLIKADGTLLTLSTAEQSNDAIGFLDDALMKINKQRANLGAYFNRLEHASKGLMVAYENIQASESRIRDTDMAEETVAFTKNQILVQSGTAMLAQANVRPQSVLQLLR
- a CDS encoding flagellin, which translates into the protein MIINHNLSAVNAHRSLKFNEQAVDKTMKALSSGMRINSAGDDASGLAVSEKLRTQVNGLRQAERNTEDGMSFIQTAEGFLQQTSDIIQRIRVLAIQTANGIYSPEDRQLVQVEVSALVDEVDRIASQAEFNRFKLFEGQFARGSKVASMWFHMGPNQNQRERFYIGTMTSRALKLLGADGKPVSVSTPTKSNDVIGFADAALGKIMKQRADMGAYFNRLEYSAKGLMAAYENMQASESRIRDADMAEEMVALTTKQILVQSGTAMLAQANMKPNSVLKLLQM